A single genomic interval of Acidobacteriota bacterium harbors:
- the ispF gene encoding 2-C-methyl-D-erythritol 2,4-cyclodiphosphate synthase, with protein sequence MNNPTTHTRCGIGYDTHRLAEGLPLVLAGCALPAPRGPIAHSDGDVLCHAIVDALLGAVALGDIGRHFPDNDPQWKNTPGLTFLEHTRRLITNAGWSIGNIDSVVVLDEPKLAPHMEEIIRRIAFALGIDPARVSVKAKTSEGVTPNLASAHAVALVERASDLR encoded by the coding sequence ATGAACAACCCAACTACTCACACGCGTTGCGGGATCGGATATGACACTCATCGGCTAGCCGAGGGCTTGCCGCTGGTTCTGGCCGGTTGCGCGCTGCCTGCGCCGCGTGGGCCCATCGCACACTCCGATGGCGATGTGCTCTGCCATGCCATCGTCGATGCACTGCTGGGTGCCGTCGCGCTCGGGGATATTGGCCGACACTTTCCAGACAACGATCCGCAATGGAAGAACACGCCGGGCCTGACATTTCTGGAACACACGCGGCGACTGATCACCAACGCCGGCTGGAGTATTGGCAATATCGACTCAGTGGTGGTGCTGGACGAACCAAAGCTCGCGCCGCACATGGAAGAAATCATCCGGCGGATCGCTTTCGCGCTGGGCATTGATCCCGCCCGGGTCAGTGTGAAGGCCAAGACCAGTGAGGGCGTAACACCGAATCTTGCTTCCGCGCACGCCGTCGCGCTGGTGGAGCGAGCCAGCGATCTGCGATGA
- the ispD gene encoding 2-C-methyl-D-erythritol 4-phosphate cytidylyltransferase: MSAYGKVIAIIPAAGLGVRMGHTRKQFLRLDGEPILTLTLRKFDACADVDAIYLAAREEDQAAIAEMVRLAKISKQITIVKGGDSRQQSVENALRALPADTALVAIHDAVRPFVSVSEISSVIAEAARTKASILGVLCVDTVKQVERTRITATIPRERIVLAQTPQVFHYRLLMEAFDSARSDQYTGTDEASLVERLGAEVTVVVGSPRNIKITAPPDLELARFYLDQERAAAKESDEKGAWKS; encoded by the coding sequence ATGAGCGCATACGGAAAAGTGATCGCCATCATTCCGGCGGCTGGGCTAGGCGTGCGCATGGGGCACACGCGGAAGCAGTTCCTACGCCTCGATGGCGAACCCATCCTGACGCTCACGCTGCGGAAGTTTGATGCCTGCGCCGACGTGGACGCCATCTACCTCGCGGCTCGCGAGGAGGATCAGGCGGCGATCGCTGAGATGGTCCGCCTGGCGAAAATCAGCAAGCAGATCACCATCGTGAAGGGCGGCGACAGCCGGCAGCAGTCGGTGGAAAATGCTCTGCGCGCTCTGCCCGCCGACACCGCGCTGGTCGCCATACATGATGCCGTGCGCCCGTTTGTTTCGGTCAGTGAAATATCCTCGGTGATCGCCGAGGCCGCGCGCACGAAGGCGAGCATTCTCGGCGTGCTGTGCGTGGATACCGTCAAACAGGTGGAGCGCACTCGGATCACGGCGACCATTCCCCGCGAGCGGATTGTGCTGGCGCAGACGCCACAGGTGTTCCACTACCGACTGTTAATGGAAGCCTTCGATAGCGCCCGCTCGGACCAGTACACAGGTACCGATGAGGCCAGCCTGGTGGAGCGACTGGGGGCCGAAGTCACCGTGGTAGTCGGCTCGCCACGCAACATCAAGATCACCGCGCCGCCTGATCTGGAACTGGCGCGCTTCTACCTCGATCAAGAGAGAGCGGCGGCGAAAGAAAGCGACGAAAAGGGCGCCTGGAAATCATGA
- a CDS encoding ABC transporter substrate-binding protein, translating to MTTKSINKGDATMSIKRLAILFLGAMLALAVMSPPAHAQELIKVRVSLGDVSLNKLIFTVAQDAGIFKKHGLEVEQFITASAAARAARAGVMIPKDRIGQSNQVHFSIGGGSPMTVSRATDATAGDRIILASTDHIVRWHIVAHKDITSIEQLKGKRLGYSGFGAMTHFEALAFAQIMGWNPDQDLALMENALALDTFENRTVDAFVADELVYTMALSKGHRALVDLSQYNIPIPGSGVTASRKWVQENPDTVRRFLRATVEAIAMLKQNKTVVFSSINKWYGINDREQQELLFRDMTKLPRKPYPHVPGIKKVMELYNTAGMRRFKVEDFYDDSFIKELDTSGYIDSLYK from the coding sequence ATGACAACCAAAAGTATCAATAAGGGAGATGCCACTATGTCGATCAAACGGTTGGCCATTTTATTTTTGGGAGCCATGCTTGCCCTGGCTGTAATGTCCCCGCCCGCGCACGCTCAGGAGCTGATCAAGGTACGCGTAAGCCTGGGCGATGTCTCGCTGAATAAACTGATCTTCACGGTAGCGCAGGATGCTGGGATTTTCAAGAAGCACGGTCTGGAGGTCGAGCAGTTCATCACCGCCAGCGCGGCGGCGCGCGCCGCGCGTGCGGGAGTGATGATCCCCAAGGACCGCATCGGGCAAAGTAACCAAGTGCATTTCTCCATCGGCGGCGGCTCGCCCATGACCGTGAGTCGCGCCACCGACGCCACCGCCGGCGACCGCATCATCCTCGCCTCCACCGACCATATTGTTCGCTGGCACATCGTGGCACACAAGGACATCACCTCCATCGAGCAGCTCAAGGGCAAGCGCCTCGGCTACTCCGGCTTCGGCGCGATGACCCACTTTGAGGCGCTGGCCTTCGCGCAGATCATGGGCTGGAACCCGGATCAGGATCTCGCCCTGATGGAAAATGCGCTGGCTCTGGACACCTTTGAGAACCGCACCGTCGACGCCTTCGTCGCCGATGAGCTGGTCTACACCATGGCGCTGTCGAAGGGCCATCGCGCGTTGGTGGACCTGAGTCAATACAACATCCCCATTCCTGGCTCCGGCGTTACGGCCTCGCGCAAGTGGGTGCAGGAAAACCCCGACACCGTTCGCCGCTTCCTGCGCGCCACGGTGGAGGCCATCGCCATGCTCAAGCAGAATAAGACGGTGGTCTTCAGCTCCATCAACAAGTGGTACGGCATCAATGACCGCGAGCAGCAGGAATTACTGTTCCGCGACATGACCAAGTTGCCGCGCAAGCCTTATCCACACGTGCCGGGAATCAAGAAGGTGATGGAGCTCTACAACACCGCCGGAATGCGCCGGTTCAAGGTGGAGGACTTCTACGACGACAGCTTCATCAAGGAGCTGGACACGAGCGGCTACATCGACAGCCTGTACAAGTGA